The region ccttagttgtgacatgcgaactgttagttgtggcacgcatgtgggatctagttccctgaccagcgatcgaacccaggccccctgcattgggagcgcggagtcttaaccactgtgccaccagggaagtccctaaaatataAGTTTCTTAAAGGCAGGCacttggtctgttttgttcattactGTTATCTCCaaggcctagaacagtgcttgattCATAATTGGTTTGTGAAATACTAGGAAAATGAATAATCTACATGTCATTTCAGCTTTTTGGTTTTAACTGCTCCTACCAGAGCAGCTAGAATCCAACCAAACTAGGTGGTTCAGATACCTAACCATCATCCTATTGCTGTATGGCAAATTTTAACTGAGCTTCTATAGAGTGGTATAAGTGAATAATAAATAGGCTATTATTAATGTACTAGGCCAAAAACTAGATAAtggatattaaattatttaaaatttaattatatcttATAACTGCAAGCCATTATGCTACTACCTTCTGTTGGTTTTTGTAAGTTGTGATTTTTTATATTCAGACTTTTAATAGAAACAATTTATAATATCATCCTGTTTTCAAATTTGTTGTCTTTGATAGATATAGACTTGATCCATCACACATGTAATTATATTAGCATATCTTTCTACATTCTTtggtgatagttttatttttagattaaaaaactcACTGTGTTGCATGATGTATAACTTTTAATCTAAAACATTGAGATCTCTAAAGGGTAACTGATGTAAAATCATCTTGGTTGACTAAAAGAAATTCAGTCTTCTTTGAGAAAGcaaataaaagctttttttttttaatttcaagggatggagagaggaaaagCATGAGTGTTGAGAGGTAATGTTTTGTTACTAATTATtcataatttgtattattttaaactaatttttaatttttagtaaattttcactgaaatttaaaaatctatttgcaAACCAAGTAACAATTTTCATCAGTTGATACTACTACAGTAAATATTCCAGTGCAATGCTTTATTGTCTTTGCTTGCTGTGCTCTCAATGGGAAAAAATTTAactgcagttatttttttaaatgttggttttGTTCCTATTCAGTGAAAACCAAGCATTTTAGGATTCTAAATCTTAATTTATAGgcttatttataagaaaaattataCTGAGTAGTTatttgggaaatttaagaaatgatGATGGAAATTCTTCCTGAAGTTCTTCAAATATTGGTGAATAACCATAGACATCAAATAGTAAGATACTGATGAACAAGAGCTTAGAGGTGATCTAGTTCAGTGGTTTACAATCTTGTTTGAAGTCAAATGAAATCTTGATGGAACCTTATTGTTTTGGGAAATATGTCATTGTTTGAAAAGTCCCTCacttatctcctcaaagaaccaaaGTTCCACTAAGACATTTAAGAACCGCGGACCTAGTATAAGGTTGTGTTCATTTTGCACATATGTTATTCATGATCGGAAAAgctgaatgacttttttttaaattttatttatgttttatacagcaggttcttattagttatctatttgatacatattagtgtatacatgtcaatcccaatctcccagttcatcccaccacctccaccaccaccccttttcccccttggtgtccatatttgttctctatttctgccttgcaaaccagttcatctgtaccatttttctagattccacatatttgtgtttatatacaatatttgtttttctctttctgacttacttcactctgtgtgacagtctctaggtccatccacatctctacaaatgacccaatttcattcctttttatggctgagtaatattccattgtatatatgtaccacatcttctttatccattcatttgtggatgggcatttaggttgcttccatgacctggctattgtaaatagtgctgcaatgaacattgggttgcatttgtctttttgaattatggttttctctgggtatatgcccagtagtgggattgctgggtcatatggtaattccatttttagttttttaaggaacctccatacggttctccatagtggctgtatccatttacattcccaccaacagtgcaagggggttccctagAAAAGATGAATGACTTTTACAAGACAACACACTTTATCAGTAAATGACTGATAAAAATTGTTGTTTTAGGCTGTGATTTACATAAAAGCAATCaaaggaaaagaggggaaaaaagcatcCAAAAGTGAGATAGTATCGTCctatttaatgattttttcttctattttgtcttttgttattgagAACATTGCGTGCTGTACAAGAATATTAATATTaactaatattaatatttcttaagAAAGGGCCATCAAACCAATAGAAAAAAGTGACCAAAGATCTAATTAGTTAACAGAAAAGATGGTACAAATGGCTTtataaacatgtgaaaataatCTCAGTCTCCGTATAATTTAAGAAATTCAGATTGAAAATTCTCTGAGATAGCATTTTTCACTAATTAAGCTGGCAAAGATGCACACTCTATTGGCAAGACTATGGGAGTGAAAAAGCTATTAAACTCTAAAGGAGGGTGTACTAGTTTCTTATTGGTGGTATAactaattaccacaaatttattctcttacaattcTGAAGGTCAGCAGTCCTAAAATTAAGGTGTCATCAGGGTTGCATTCCTTCTAGAGGCCCcagaggagaatccatttcctttctAAAAGCTTCTAGAGGCTTCTTGCATTCTTTGGCTCACGGCCCCATTCTCTATCTTCCACTCTcacattttgtctttctttgactctTACCCTCCTGCCTTCTTCTTACAAGGACCCTTGAGATTACAGTGGACCTacctggataattcaggataatcacctcatcttaatttaacaACATCTGTAAAGTTCATTTCACCATGTAAAGTACTAGATTCTGAGAGATAAGGATTTGAACATCTTCGAGGACCATTATTTTGCCTACCACAGGGGGCAAGCAATTTGGCAGTATCTATCAAGATCACAGATACACATGTACTTTGATCCCACAGTTCTTTTTCTAGGCATACATTCCACTGGTGTAATCACATGTCATTTTACATGTATACATGGTTAtgcactgcatttttttttgtgatagcaaaagattggaaataaGTTTCTACAAATAGAGGATTGGTTAAATGATCTTACATCTTTAAATTAGAATTTATGCTgccatatataaatgaaattatttatagGGAACTCTCACCAGGatgaatgagaaaagcaaagtggTAAATAATGTATCTAATATTCTACTGTTTATATAGGGGAaatgtttgcttgtttgcttttatatacatacagtatTCTAGAGGAATAAATAATGAATAGGAAGCTGGCAATATTGGTTGCCACTAGGGAAGAGAACTGGGTAGCTGGGAATAGTTAGAAGCGGGACTTTTCACTGAATGACTATTCAGGGTTTGCTCGGACTTTTTTACTGGTTACCCCACTCTCTCTTTAGTGTCTTTATGTTAATATGACCTTTCAATACCCTTGTGCAGATGAAGTCACAAGTTCTACATTTAATCTTACCAGCCCTCCATTTCCGGTTGCCTATTAGATGACTTTATGTAGGTGCCACGAACCAACCCCTTAAATCTACTTGAAGATAATTCGCTTACAGAAAATACACATGCAGTAATTGGAATGTTGTTCTCATTTGTACTTTCTTAAGATAATCCTCTGTAGCAGAGTCTGTATACATATGTATCCTAATGTTTTGTAagttttgagggcattatccTTATATGTTGGTGACtttaatcatcttttaaaacatattgtaGAGAGCAAAAGCACCTTTGCTAATCAGTTTAGCTATAAACAATCTCCCATTATTTAAGAAGATCTTGGATGTTTTTACTTAATCATATCTTAGTTCATCTGAAAACTTTGTACTGTAGAAAATATAACTTAATGCTAGGCCATTTACATGTACTATATCATTTCTAAAGTATACTGAATTGTAGTTTACTTTGTGCACCAAAATCATTCTTGCCTTTCTAGGACATTCAGTGAGATAAGTAAAGCAGAAGAACAGTACAGCTTGTGCCAAGAACTTTGCAGTGAACTTGCTCAAGACCTGCAGAAAGAAGGACTTAAGGTACTTCATTTTTATGCAGTGttcttagttttctaaatttttaataataaaaagctaccttaaatttttaataataaaaagctaCCTTAAACCAAGAGTTAGATTTTGCATTTAAATACAAATTGGGATGTGTCAGAAAAGAGAATTCTTGTCTTCAATAGAGACAATTTGAATTCTGACCCTTATCTGAGGCCTATGATGAGGTCATTTTATGAGAAGCAACTTATGAGGTTGGAGTGACTCCAGTATAATTCCAGAGAAGCTTATATTACCTTGGGAGTACATTTGAATAAGTTCAAAATCAGAGTTATATTGGCAGTAAAGAATAAGGGATAGGGAAGGATTTCCCTAGAACTGTGCTTGTTATAAATGCCTTTCCAATTATCCTTTAATGTCATTGTCAGGTAGACAGTGACCTTCTGGAATAGGCATTTTGTTTCAAGGCCTTAATCCAGGTTGCTTAACACATTGAGAACAAAACCTGGAAGGCTTTGAACTTTGTATTGTATAATCTTCACTCACAACAATCCATGTTTAGTATTTTTCCAACATTCTCAAAACAGAGGTAGGGTTATTACAAAGTATAATACAAAAGCAGtaaaaagttattacaaagaAAGGGATATCTGatgaatattttcttataatccttctcttttataccttaaatatatagagagttctttttttaaattttttaaataaacttttaattttagaatcatttcaGATTTATAGAATAGGTACAAGGATATTATCAAGATTTCCAGTATACCCAGTTTCCctcattattaacatcttatattatCATAGTACATTTGCAAAACTAAGAAACTGACACTAACACATTTCTGTTAACTAAATCCAGACAGTATTTTtgttttacctgtttttttccattcatGTCCTTCTTCTCTTTGTTCCAGGGTTCAGTCCAGGgaaccacattgcatttagttttcatatcttcccagtttcctccagtctgtgacagtttctccgtatttccttgtttttcatgaccttgacagtcttGAGGGATACTAGCCAGGTATACTGCAGAATGTCTTCCAATCTGGGTTTGTCTGATGATTTTCTTATGATTAGACCAGGGTTATAGGTTTTTAGAAAGAATACCACAGAAATGAAGTATCCTTCTCATCACATCCCATCAAGGTATATGATAGCCACATGATATCACAGGTGAGAATAACCATCCTCACTTGGTTAAAGTAGTGTTTGCTAGGCTTCTCCACTGTGAAATTACTACTTTTCCCTCTCCATAGTCTATTCTTTGGAAGTGAGTCAATAAGCCTAACCTACTCTCACAACCTCCAGGAGGTagcaaaatatacaaaacaaaatttactgttttaactTTCTAAGTATACattttagtggcattaagtacattcagaTTGTACAACCATCAACACTtttgatctccagaactttttcattatccCAAAGTGAAACTGtatccattaagcaataactGTAAAGGAGTTCTAACACGTAAATTTAACATAatatctggcatatagtaggcacaCAATAAGTGTGAGCTGTCCAGAAGATCTTTTCAATGAGGTCCcttcagaaagattttttttccctatcttTTTAGGTACTGAATTAACCTCAAAAAAGGattcagtaaaaagaaaagtaatcagTTAACTTTGCCCTTTATATAAAAGTCTTTTATAAAAAGTCAGTTGGGGAGGGAAGTAATAATTACTGACTAAAATGGGATTTTTAGATTACTTATGAATTTCAGTTATTCTTTATGACaattttcattatggttttttattttgtaattgtaatagttaatatttattgccGTTTAATATAcatcaggcactgttttagggtCTTTATTTAATGAATGTTGATCTTTAACATTGAATGATCTCAACCCCAAAGAATTAAAATTGTAAGTTTAGTGTTTTGTCGTTATAAGACCTGTCAACTAGTGTGTCATTGGAGTTCTTCCTTCCTAGAAATTTCTCTTATATAGAAACTATTATATGATGCAGTTAACAAACATAGGGAAGGGAGTGTGGATACAAAAACTCTATGATCAGCCCCTAGACCATTATAGATTGAGTCATTATTTTATAACATAAGCCAAAATTGTGTTTTTGCTGTCTTTCATTACTGTTTTGTTTAGGCACAGTGGGTAGGGCAacaactcctcctcctcctacaAAAGCTCCACATTACCatgtttttttgtaaataattgaTTATACTTCCGTACTCTGTGTACACAAGAGACCTTTCTGAATTTTTCTATCctgtaaaataacttttttatggAAGTTAAAGAGCCATATATAATAATGTATTCTGTTTGTTACAGGGTAGAACTGTTACCATTAAGCTAAAGAATGTGAATTTTGAAGTAAAAACTCGTGCATCTACAGTTTCATCTGTTGTTTCTactgcagaagaaatatttgctaTTGCTAAAGAATTGCTAAGAACAGAAATTGATGCTGATTTTCCACATCCCTTGAGATTAAGACTTATGGGTATGACTTTTCTTTACTTGTTTTTCCTTAAATCTGCTAGACTTTTCCATAGAATCAACTTGGGAAATATTCTcacctctattttatttcttaaacatgTTTAGGAAGTTGTACTTATGCTACTGccatttttcttgattcttaGGACCTGATGCATGTGAAGCCACGATCATTAGTTTAATTCCAGTAAGAACCAGTTaaagtctttcttttccttactaCTTACTGAAATCCTTGGGGTTAGGtatctttcaaaattttaaacttttcagattttagaaagcAAATTCACTGCATGTTGAGTATATTATATAATACTCCTTTGGGATCTGAAGCAGCACTTCATGATCAAACACATTATTATTTCtgtaggaaaacaaaaaaatattcacaCTGAGTTGTAAAGACTCTAAATGGTCTGACACCAATCTTGTCATCAATTACCATCTGTTGCTTACAATTTTCAGAGCTTTTTGGATTTCAGAATTACAGATAAGGGATTGTGGCACTATAAAACCACATTTCTAGCCATCACGTggtaaaaaaagataaacaaaccaTGTTTCCAAAGTGAACGAGTGAGAGAATGTTTATGGATAAGCACTCCAAATGCCAGTTTTACTGCTAAGGATGGGTCATTAGCCATACTTTCACATATGAAAAATAGCACACACTGAAGTCAATTTGAATAAAGTATGTTAACTAAAAGAGCTAAAGAGTGGATgttaatagcagctttatttataattgccaaaacttggaagcagccaagatgtcctCCAGTAGTAGGTGAATGGAAATTGTGGTACATCtagacaacagaatattattcagcacataaaagaaatgagctattggAGTAGAGGGcgggggagaagaaaagaaatgagctgtcaagccatgaaaagacatggaggaaacttataTATtattaactgaaagaagccaatctgaaaaagctacatcctgtatgattccaacatatgacattctggaaaaggcaaaaccacgGAGATactaaaaagatcagtggttgtcaggggtggggggagggaggaataggcagagcacagaggatttttagggcagtgaaactattctgtatgatgctataatggtggatacatgtcattgtacatttgtcaaaacccatagaatgtacatcaagagtgaaccctaatgtaaactatgaactttgagTAATAATGTCATGTCAGTATAgattcattgattgtaacaaatgtaccactctggtgtaGGATGTTGATAGTGGAGGAGGAGTGCATGTGTGGGGCAGgtagtatatgggaactctctgtacttgcTACTCAACTTTGCTgagaacctaaaattgctctaaaaaatagcGCCATTGCAAAAAAGGGAGCTAAAGAATCTATGCAATTGACTCCAATTAGCTACTCGATATTTAGTGGTATCGTGTCAGGTATTAACTGAAAGACCTATATAATCATGCTAACTCCAGTAGATACTTACTATTTAGTATACCCAGCTTTATGAAGAAAGTTAATTTCTACTCATAATACCACCTTTGAAAAAGCATCCTTTAATTCAGAGAAGACAGTGTTGCTTACTTCTGGCTAAATAGCCTTTTTCATATGTGTTATAATAGTATTATGCAAAATGTCTCTATTGAATTTGAAATGGATTAATTACGGTTGGTTTAATTTAGGGGTGCGACTATCTGGTTTTCCCAATGAAGAGGAGAAGAAATGCCAACAAAGGAGTATTATTGGCTTCTTACAGCCTGGAAACCAAGCCCTGTCAGCCACCAGGTGTACACCAGAGAAAACTGACAAAGATCAGTTTCTAAAACCTCTAGAAATGTCCCATAAGAAGAGTTTCTTTGATAAAAAACGATCTGAAAGGAATTGGAGCTACCAGGACACATTTAAATGTGAAACTGTAGATAAACAAAGTTTACAGACATCACGATTCTTCCAAGTTTTAAAGAAGAGGATGAGTGAGAATTTAGAAACATTGGAGAATTCAGATAACTGCCATATATTTACTTGTCCTGTTTGCTTCAGGGAGCAAGGAAGCATCAGTCTGGAAGCCTTTAATAAACATGTAGATGCGTGTCTTGATGGACCTTCCATCAGTGGAAACTCTAAAATGTCCTCACGTTCACATGCTTCCTCTACAGAAGTGAACGAGAAAGAAAATGTCCATGATTTTGTTTCTGTCTGTGAGAAGCAGGATTGTGAAACTCATCAGAAGAATGCAGAGATCACATCAGTAGATTCTGTAGAGTTGGCAGAGACTACTGGTAATCAATCTAATACAGAAGGTGTAGATGTGCTAAGTAATAAGCACAGTGAAGAGGAATGTTCTAGTCTTCCAAGCAAATCGTTTAATATGGAACACTATCCTCAGAATTGTTGCGCTGTTTCACTGGAAAATGAAGATGTTGCGTCATTAGGAAGGAACGAGCCCCTACAACCTTATTTATATGAAGTGATCAGTGACCAAGTCCTCGTTTGTCCTGTTTGTAACCTAGAACAAAAGACTTCAGATCTTACCCTATTCAATGTGCATGTAGATGTTTGCTTAAATAAAGGCATTATCCAGGAACTGAGAAGAGATAAGGTTAATCCAGTTAACCAACCCAAAGAAAGCACCACAAGTACTGGTGAGTTTACAGTTTACAGTTTACATAGTTCATGTACGCTGCCATTTAGGAAAATGTTACCTTAACGGTGGGTTAGAATTAGCTGAAGACATTAGATTTAAAATTTTGGGAAACCTCTGGTTTGGGCTTGATTTAGCACAGAATGAACTCAATGATTTAGGGAGCTGAGTGATCTAATCAAAACAGAAATTCCTTCAGAGAACACTTGCCAAGGCACAGTGGTAACTTAACTATAATTATATAGCCAAAAAGcctctttaatttgttttttggtaGTTCCGACTCTAACCCAACTTCAAAATCAGCTGTAATACTAATGAAACAAGTAAATTACAAAGAAATTATGCTATACATTAGTTTCTGGTATATATAAATTCGAACAATGTAGTACCAAGGAggtttttattatctttaatcAGTCAACCTTAACTCTTCAAATTTTTCGAAagctttttaattatttcatgttATTCATTGTGGAAT is a window of Globicephala melas chromosome 3, mGloMel1.2, whole genome shotgun sequence DNA encoding:
- the POLK gene encoding DNA polymerase kappa isoform X2, translated to MMQQKAQITSQQLRKAQLQVDRFAMELEHSRDLNNTIVHIDMDAFYAAVEMRDNPELKDKPIAVGSVSMLTTSNYHARRFGVRAAMPGFIAKRLCPQLIIVPPNFDKYRAVSREVKEILADYDPNFMAMSLDEAYVNITKHLEERQNWPEDKRKYFIKTGNSLENDKPGKEDNKLREQERSISPLLFEDSPPDLQSPGNPFQVNFEELNNLQILQNSIVFGTSAEEVVKEIRFRIEQKTTLTASAGIAPNTMLAKVCSDKNKPNGQYQILPNRQAVMDFIKDLPIRKVSGIGKVTEKMLKALGIITCTELYQQRALLSLLFSETSWHYFLHISLGLGSTQLARDGERKSMSVERTFSEISKAEEQYSLCQELCSELAQDLQKEGLKGRTVTIKLKNVNFEVKTRASTVSSVVSTAEEIFAIAKELLRTEIDADFPHPLRLRLMGVRLSGFPNEEEKKCQQRSIIGFLQPGNQALSATRCTPEKTDKDQFLKPLEMSHKKSFFDKKRSERNWSYQDTFKCETVDKQSLQTSRFFQVLKKRMSENLETLENSDNCHIFTCPVCFREQGSISLEAFNKHVDACLDGPSISGNSKMSSRSHASSTEVNEKENVHDFVSVCEKQDCETHQKNAEITSVDSVELAETTGNQSNTEGVDVLSNKHSEEECSSLPSKSFNMEHYPQNCCAVSLENEDVASLGRNEPLQPYLYEVISDQVLVCPVCNLEQKTSDLTLFNVHVDVCLNKGIIQELRRDKVNPVNQPKESTTSTDNSGKVQKIGTKANRPGLTTKYSASKKTKPNSPRHTLDIFFK